The Octadecabacter arcticus 238 genome contains a region encoding:
- a CDS encoding tetratricopeptide repeat protein: protein MAQDFDKGLAAYDAGDFVTALKEWRPLAEQGDVDAQYNFGRLFDNGEGVLLDDEEAVRWFRLAAEQGHARAQNTLGVMYDYGEGVIQDDAKAIRWYRLAAEQGDARAQSNLGGSYNNGNGVVQDYAVAANWYRLAAEQGHANAQTNLGFMYDNGNGVMQDYSEAANWYRLAAEQGEANAQTNLGNMYNNGNGVVQDYAEAAKWYRLAAEQGHANAQTNLGFMYDNGNGVMQDYSEAANWYRLAAEQGEANAQTNLGNMYNNGNGVVQDYAEAAKWYRLAAEQGEANAQTNLGFMYDNGNGVMQDYSEAANWYRLAAEQGEANAQTNLGNMYNNGNGVVQDYAEAAKWYRLAAEQGHANAQTNLGFMYDNGNGVMQDYSEAANWYRLAAEQGEANAQTNLGNMYNNGNGVVQDYAEAAKWYRLAAEQGEANAQTNLGNMYNNGNGVVQDYAEAANW, encoded by the coding sequence ATGGCGCAGGATTTTGACAAGGGTCTTGCTGCGTACGACGCGGGTGACTTTGTGACTGCCCTAAAGGAATGGAGACCGCTGGCTGAACAGGGTGATGTTGATGCCCAATACAATTTTGGTCGTTTGTTTGACAATGGCGAAGGCGTTCTTCTGGATGATGAAGAAGCTGTGAGATGGTTCCGACTAGCTGCTGAACAGGGTCATGCAAGGGCCCAAAACACTCTTGGTGTGATGTACGACTATGGCGAAGGCGTTATCCAGGATGATGCAAAAGCTATAAGATGGTATCGACTGGCTGCTGAACAAGGTGATGCAAGGGCCCAAAGCAATCTTGGTGGGAGTTACAACAACGGCAACGGTGTGGTTCAGGATTATGCCGTAGCGGCGAACTGGTACCGTCTGGCTGCTGAACAGGGTCATGCCAACGCGCAGACCAATCTCGGCTTCATGTACGACAATGGCAACGGCGTGATGCAGGATTATTCTGAGGCCGCGAACTGGTACCGTCTGGCAGCTGAACAGGGGGAGGCCAACGCGCAGACCAATCTTGGCAACATGTACAACAACGGCAACGGTGTGGTTCAGGATTATGCTGAAGCGGCGAAATGGTACCGTCTGGCTGCTGAACAGGGTCATGCCAACGCGCAGACCAATCTCGGCTTCATGTACGACAATGGCAACGGCGTGATGCAGGATTATTCTGAGGCCGCGAACTGGTACCGTCTGGCAGCTGAACAGGGGGAGGCCAACGCGCAGACCAATCTTGGCAACATGTACAACAACGGCAACGGTGTGGTTCAGGATTATGCTGAAGCGGCGAAATGGTACCGTCTGGCAGCTGAACAGGGGGAGGCCAACGCGCAGACCAATCTCGGCTTCATGTACGACAATGGCAACGGCGTGATGCAGGATTATTCTGAGGCCGCGAACTGGTACCGTCTGGCAGCTGAACAGGGGGAGGCCAACGCGCAGACCAATCTTGGCAACATGTACAACAACGGCAACGGTGTGGTTCAGGATTATGCTGAAGCGGCGAAATGGTACCGTCTGGCTGCTGAACAGGGTCATGCCAACGCGCAGACCAATCTCGGCTTCATGTACGACAATGGCAACGGCGTGATGCAGGATTATTCTGAGGCCGCGAACTGGTACCGTCTGGCAGCTGAACAGGGGGAGGCCAACGCGCAGACCAATCTTGGCAACATGTACAACAACGGCAACGGTGTGGTTCAGGATTATGCTGAAGCGGCGAAATGGTACCGTCTGGCAGCTGAACAGGGGGAGGCCAACGCGCAGACCAATCTTGGCAACATGTACAACAACGGCAACGGTGTGGTTCAGGATTATGCTGAGGCGGCGAACTGGTAA
- a CDS encoding tetratricopeptide repeat protein, with protein sequence MIKLLKTAAFLLCTAVATPAMAQDFDKGLVAYEAGDYETALQEWLPLAEQGDAKAQTQLGDMYFIGDGMIQDNSEAANWYRLAAEQGHANAQAYLGYMYFSGTGVTQDYAEAANWYRLAAEQGIAPAQTHLGNMYSNGDGVIKDNAEAVDWYRNAAEQGNANAQFNLSVMYLSGSGVIQDDVISHMWMNISGANGFARAPEHRGQLEQFMTREQIAEAQSLARRCMESEYQDCG encoded by the coding sequence ATGATTAAACTACTTAAAACCGCAGCATTTTTGCTTTGCACGGCAGTCGCTACCCCCGCCATGGCGCAGGATTTTGACAAGGGTTTGGTTGCATACGAAGCGGGTGACTACGAAACGGCACTGCAAGAATGGCTGCCGCTGGCAGAGCAGGGTGATGCCAAAGCGCAGACCCAACTCGGCGACATGTACTTCATCGGCGACGGTATGATTCAGGATAATTCTGAGGCTGCGAACTGGTACAGGCTGGCAGCTGAACAGGGTCATGCCAACGCGCAGGCCTACCTCGGCTACATGTACTTCAGCGGCACCGGTGTGACGCAGGATTATGCTGAGGCGGCGAACTGGTACAGGCTGGCAGCAGAGCAGGGAATTGCCCCAGCGCAGACCCACCTCGGCAACATGTATAGCAACGGTGACGGTGTGATTAAGGATAATGCTGAGGCGGTGGACTGGTACCGCAATGCAGCAGAGCAGGGAAATGCTAACGCGCAATTCAATCTCAGCGTCATGTACTTGAGCGGCAGTGGTGTGATTCAGGACGACGTTATTTCACACATGTGGATGAACATCAGTGGTGCAAACGGGTTTGCCAGAGCCCCAGAGCACCGTGGTCAACTTGAACAATTTATGACTCGCGAACAGATAGCCGAAGCACAGTCACTCGCGCGGCGCTGCATGGAGTCAGAATATCAGGATTGCGGTTAA
- a CDS encoding tetratricopeptide repeat protein, with the protein MIKLLRAVAFLLCTAVAAPTMAQDYTEGREAYQAGDYETALQVFWPLAEQGHARAQVHLGHLYKNGNSVIQSHAEAAKWYRLAAEQGDAFAQTHLGHLYNNPNSVIRDDDEAAKWHRLAAEQGSAFSQNNLGYLYERGNGVIQDFGSAHMWFNISSANGDSRGSRNRGEIEERMTREQIVEAQLLAQRCMASNYQDCG; encoded by the coding sequence ATGATTAAGCTACTTAGAGCCGTCGCATTTTTGCTTTGTACAGCAGTCGCTGCCCCCACCATGGCGCAAGATTATACCGAGGGACGGGAAGCATACCAAGCGGGTGATTATGAAACGGCACTGCAGGTTTTTTGGCCACTTGCTGAACAGGGTCATGCCCGCGCGCAGGTCCATCTCGGCCACTTGTACAAGAACGGCAACAGTGTGATTCAGAGTCATGCTGAGGCGGCGAAATGGTACCGGCTGGCTGCTGAACAGGGAGATGCCTTCGCGCAGACCCACCTCGGGCACTTATACAATAACCCCAACAGTGTGATTCGGGACGATGATGAGGCGGCGAAATGGCACCGTCTGGCTGCTGAACAGGGGAGTGCCTTTTCGCAGAACAATCTTGGCTACTTGTACGAACGCGGCAACGGTGTGATTCAGGACTTTGGTAGCGCCCATATGTGGTTCAACATCAGTAGTGCGAACGGGGATTCACGCGGCTCACGTAATCGTGGTGAGATTGAAGAACGCATGACCCGTGAACAGATAGTCGAAGCACAGTTACTCGCGCAGCGCTGCATGGCGTCAAACTATCAGGATTGCGGGTAA